TGAGGCTCAAGAGATGATGTAGGTACCGCTTGTCCGACTGAGTTGCGATCAGTTTCAGTGGTGGAGGTGTCCTCTTCATCCGTATCGTATAGGCGTGAAAGGGCGTCTGAAGCAAGTGCTAATGATTTCGCCGCGGCTGAGAGTGCCTTGACCGCCTCTTTTATTTCTCTATCCTTGCTATTCCCCCTCTTCGAAACCTTGGACATTGTGGTGAGTTGGTGATTGCAGTAACTGCGTTGGGGCTTGGCCAGTTGCCACTCCATCTACGCTACTGTTACGCAACCTCTGAGCTCAAGCGCCCAGCAATTGTTCCACTCTTCTTTTGTACTACAGTAAACACAACCAAACAATGATACCTTTCTTTCGATTTCTGTTTGATCCATTGCTGAACCTATAAAGAGAGAACACCATCAAGTTCCTGTCTTTCACTGCCTTCGACTGGTGCGAGGACTATTCTTAACAATTTCACGTATTATACTATGTTATATTTATCTCTATTATCGACTCTTTCTTTACTCACCACAGTGAATGGGCATAGCTGTTCGTCCTACCGGGTTGGTCTTTGATATGCTACTAATTAAACAATATGATTAGCAATATGGCACCCCTCAATGTATGGTTTCAACGTTACCAAGGCTCCTGATGGCCGTGACAACCGTCCAGTGGCTCCCTTGAGGGACCTGGATTTTAATCAGTATGTTCATGCGCAAGTCATTTTGTGTCGCTGTTAAATCATTCCTTCCAGGTGGTGGATGCACGGCCATATGGATGCCCCACCAAACAAAGGGGATGTGTTCCAGCTACCTGCAGGTCAAACCGTTACGACTGAAATAGCGTGCACTAAAGGGGCAACATCTTATTGGGAGTCGGGAGAAGGAGGAGACGTTCGTGATGGTAACAATGTTTGCCCTGAGTCGCCCATGGCCGCATTTCATACCAATGGTTAGTATTACGATGGACAGATTGCTGCTAAATTCTCTGATACACTTTTTCAGGCATTAGCGGCCTAGGAGGCTGTGGGTTGGCTATTGCATACAAGAACGATGTTCATGCTGTAAAGCCCGAAGATTTTGCCATTTTTAGCGTAAACCATCGATGCGTTGGAACAGATTCACTAAATTTGACGGTATGATAGCATATACGCGTGCTTGATTGGAACTTACGTCGCACTATCCAGTCCCTGAAAAATTACCTGAATGTCCTGGAGGAAAATGTATTTGTTCTTTCTTCTGGATTCACAGAGAAGACTCAGGAGGAGAAGAAAGTATGTTTTCATTCTTGCGGATTTCAAGACGATGGAATGACACTAAATCATCATAGTGTACATGAATCCGTTTGATTGTGCTGTTGCAAACGCTACTTCTACGGCACCCATTCCACCTCCGCAGGTTCCCCGTTATTGTCCCGTCGACAAGACAAATTGTACAGTGGGCGCAAAACAACCATTTTACTGGCTTCAGAATGAGGGTAATAATGTACGTCCAGCCTCGCCGGGGTTTATCTAAATTTGTCTAATTACAGCATTTCCAGATTTTTACGGACTCGTTTGACCCCCCTACATACACCGATGATTATGGCTTCAAGCAAGGCGCTCAAAACGATCTATGGGACTCTTTGGCCAAAACTACATCTACTGCATCAGTGCCTATCATAAAAGCAACCAGCGAGAATACTACGGGTACAGCATCTGGTTCAAGAGTTGCAGGTGCTTCTAAGGAAGCACCCTCGGACCTTAGCTTCCCAGACATAGTGGATCCTGTCGGCTCAAATGACCCAAACACTACGATTTCATCTCTAAACAATACAGCGAGTGCCTCATCCGATAATAACTCGGTGCATTCAACATCTCCGGTTCAACATCTACTCGCCGGATCATCGCGCAAAATTCGGGGGTGTAACGCTCACCAAGTTTCTGGCCCAGGGAAGCAAAAACGAAGCTACGTGATTCGTAAAAGGGCCACAAGTAATGTGAAGAATGCATGGTATTGGTGGTAGTGCGCATTAATACGGGCTTTGCAACCCTTGTACATAATTTATCCATTTGTATGTATCAGTAGATTCGCTTCTCTTAACCAGCCGTCCAATTTAGTGAATAATGTTCTGATCCCAAGCTTGTCATGCGTGCGAACCAAGAGAATATATAACCTATGTATGAGTAAATAATACAATGCCTAGTTTACATATTAAGGTACAGCCTAAAGCCAAATGTACATAAGACAGTTTACCTACTGCCATTAGCTGGTATGTATTGGGAACTCAAGTCTGGAACAACGCTCATCCTCAACTAATCGAGAGCACTCAACGAAGCCTCAATCTTCTCTAACCGCTTCCCTATCATCTCCATCGACCGCCGGAGCTCCCTAATCTCAACCCCACATCAATTTTACCTTTCTTCTCTGCTTTCATTCTGGCCTTTAGAGCTTGGGCGTCGCCAGGCATCCTAGGCTCTGGGATCGGGCGGAGTAACGACCAGATGTTGCTGAGGGCTAGAACTAGAACCAAAAGACCCAGCGCGTGAGTACTAGATATTTGCTTGACTTGACTGAATGCGTCTTGAGCGGTCTGGCGAAGCAGCTGGAGTATGGCCTCGGCTTGGCTCGCTCTTTGTCCGAGGATGGTGTATTGTTCTTTGATTCGCTATCGTCTGAACCAGCAGCGCCATTGGTGGTTTCTGCTTCTTGGGCAACAACCCCTTTGGGTACAAATTCGGAACGGTGATCCGCAATGTATTTGCGCATAGCCTTTTCGAGATCCTGGTGGTGTTGCTTCTGGCCATCGATCGCACTTTTATCGATCACCGCTATGAAACAGTTCCTAGTTCAGATAACATTTGAGCGCATAGTTGGAACCAGTATTACTCACCCCGAATGAAACTTCTCCCGGTCCAGTCAACGACTGACGTCACCACACACCTAGTTGACGCTGCCCCGGCCCAAGTAAGACACATTCGAGTCTTGACAGAAAATACACTTCCACTCGGTACATCTGGCGTACGGGTAGTGGTCAACACCGACACATAATCATCGAAATCGAGGTTCATGGTTTCGTCCTTGACTTCGCACTTGGTTTGCTTTGGACCCAGCCCTCCAGCCAGCGGCTTAATAAATGACATCTCCCGTGCTACAAGAGGCGAGTCTGGTTCCTTTGGAGTCCATTCAGAAATCTGAACATCTGGGATAAAGCGTGAGCCAGATTAATTTGTACATAATTAAACATAACATACCTATAAGCTTCTGGTCGTTCTTCATAAATTCAAGTAAGAATGACCCCTTGTACATAAGTTCGTAGATCTTTTCCGGAGTTCCAGGGAGGTTATAGTCAGCAACTACCGTGGAATAGTGTTCACCGTTCTTGCCACAGGCGCATTCCGTAGCTTTGTGTCCAGTCGATGAATCGACGGCTCCATCTCCATCGCCTTCGGCAAGAGCTGCTGTCTCGCCATCCCCGGAAGCATTACCATTTCCTTGAGCTTGCCCGGAGCTGGTTGAGATGGGCGCCACAAACTCTGCATGAGGTCGTAAACCGTATCCCGGGTTAAGAAGGAAGCAAAAGTGTACTCTGTGCCACCAAACGTAGTGATAAGGATGGCATTGGGGATGACATACGCCGTCATTCTTTTCTCGATTCCAGTAATATCGAGGAATGGTATGGTAAGCTAGATCCGGAAGTATGATCAATCACGGTTAGCTGAACGGAACTCAATCGGAGCCTACCGATGTAATCCACCCAAAAATATTGGCGTAGAAACACAAATGGTTTTCTGAGATGTATAATCGACCTTGGACTAGGATCTCACGATGCCAAGCGCAGCCATAGTCTGTTCGTCCAGATCGTACGATAAGTCTAAAACGCCATAAAGTTCCAAAACATTGAATATACTCGCCTTGAACAAGATAATCACCCTCGGGAATATTTGGGAACAATTCATGAAAGTCTGCGTTTCGCTTTGAGCTTGCCACTACAAAGCCAGGGATAGGTGGGGCCTGTGGAGCTCCGTCATAGTCATGCCGTCAACGGGGCTTTGGCTAACAATGGATTCTGGGCGGGGGGAGCTACTCCTAACACTGCCAGCGCTATTGGAGGCTACCGAGCCTTCACGAGGCCGGTGTTGCGGGATTGTCAATGTAGACCTAGAGAGTAGCGGGTCAAGAGTGGATGCTCGAGAGCTGGAGCGGACAGGTGAAATGACCTCGGTAGACATATCAACGTGTTATCTAGCTAGTGGTGGTCTAGTAAAGCCAGTGAAAGATCCCAACACAATGACGTGGGTGTGGTGATCGACAGCGAGGTTGGCAGGCGTGAACAACGTGTCAAGCGCCCGAACCCAATGGGACTTGCCAGTACCAAGGATGATGGCGCTTAAACTCCCTTTAAAAATATATACGTGTATCCTTGTTAGGGTGGTTGATTCCGGCGTGGGTCTTATCACATCTTTctctgtgttagggtgatgGCCCATATGAACATTCGATTTTAAGCTGACACATGGACTTTTGGATGTTGTTACACTTAGAATGGTGGGCTGCTTGGTAGGCGGTAAGCGCTAATGACGCATGACTACGAGCTGATGGATGAATGCATATGTATGAGCCGGATTTCCCGGGACCACGCAAGAATGTAAGTGAGTAAAAGTAACCCAAAGCTAGGGGTACGGTGATGAACATTATCCTGCATTATTTTAATATACAAATACCAACATAAGGGAAGCAAAAGGTTTCTGTAAAGGCGGAACGAGAGATAGAAAATAACCCTTAGGAATATGGGGGAAAAGCAATGAGTCACGAATAAGACCTTGGTGTTCTTGGTCGACATAAACTTCAATGCTACGTAAAAATACTAGCTCTCATAGCCACGGCCATTCGTGGATTGATACTAAGGCTTCACTGTCTTAGATTTGACGCGGAGCCAATGGTGGCCAAACTTGAAGATGCGAATAATGCCCACATCCCTTGGCCAAATGCACGATGCGGGATTTGTAATCAAGCATAAGGCCAAAATCTCATACTTAAGGAGTTGTATCATCTAGTCACAATAAATTGTAAAGAGGTATGGGAGGAGTTCTTCATGCCAACCACACAGAACTACTGATATTCACAGACATTCTTTAAAATTGTAAATCCATATAATATCATCCAAGTTGAGGACTTATTGGAGTCGTAGTCAGGATCAATAGAGGTTAGGACAGTGTAATTTTTTCATTCAAGGCACATATAGGATAGCCTTATTCCGGTAATGCTCCTAATTTGATCGACCTGATCATAGTAGTCCCAAAAAAGCACGTCGGAAAATCACTGCCGAGAGTTGCAGGTTTCAAATTATCCTTTGTGTGCCTGCTCGGCTCTAGTTCATTATACACTCCACCCCTCGTTCCTCAACCCTAGACAAAGTCAGTTAAGCCAGCACGTTGCGGCATTCCAGAACGGCTCATGGGACATAATTTACGCTGGCCTAGCAGTCCACAAGGCCTAAATGCAAGAGTTGGGCGCAACCCCTACCACGATTTTTGTCCAGATATCAAAGACAACCCGAACTAGATTGCATAAATGCAGTTGGTGGCAATACGGCATTGTGGTTATCCGGTGATAGCTTGAGATTTCAACCCCGACATGAATGGTGTGATCGTTCAGTGTGCCTGGGCCAGACACTGTAATGAAGTTATCGGCATTCCCTTGCATGTATTCGAGTCTTGGCACCATCAGGTGTCTTGTACCTTTGGTACCATTCCCAATCGTTGGCACAAAGCCAAGGGTATAATAAGTTGAGAGAAATGCAAACTTCAGCCAGTGGACTTGGTGTTTCTACCCCTCCAAGCCCTCTCTCACGACCGTTGACGTTTCTTCTCCTCCCTGAATCTGATATTTAGCACTCTACTTTATCAGTTTCAAGTACCTGGGTATTAATTGATTGTACTGAACGAGTATATACGATCCGTAATCTGGAAGACATTTGACGCCCCAACGGCTGCCCCATCAGTAAGCATATATATGCTACTCCTACCTGTTGAATATCCCTGATCATTTTATCAACAGGCTGGTATAAGACCTCCGACGAATTCATAGACGACCCCCCAACCATTCTATCCATGGCGGCGGCCCAGGGTGATCCTACCACTCCCCGCTCGAAAAATCGACTCGTCTCGCCCAGAGAGCGACATTGAAAAGGCACTCTCTTCAGACGGATCATCCGAAGAAGAGATTGCCCCCTATGTCGAGCAACGTCAAGCCGAAGAGGCTCGAGATGTCACTACGTTCCGAGGAAAGCTCGCGGCATTCACCATTCGATTGAGCCAATACGGCGTTGAAACCCGAGGGTAAGCAAACGCATTCAATCGACCTTGTTCACCATTTCACACTCGATTCGCAGCGTTGTGCCCACCGCTCCGGAGGCTCGCACAGACACCCGGTTTTGGAACCTTTTGTTCCTCTGGATATCTGCCAACTTTAACATCTTGGCATTCTCCACCGGGTCGCTTGGTCCGGCCATATTTGCGCTCGGCCTAAAAGAGAGCCTGCTCGTCA
The nucleotide sequence above comes from Rhizoctonia solani chromosome 3, complete sequence. Encoded proteins:
- a CDS encoding GRAM domain-containing protein, which codes for MSTEVISPVRSSSRASTLDPLLSRSTLTIPQHRPREGSVASNSAGSVRSSSPRPESIAPPIPGFVVASSKRNADFHELFPNIPEDLSYDLDEQTMAALGILTIPFLDITGIEKRMTAVHFCFLLNPGYGLRPHAEFVAPISTSSGQAQGNGNASGDGETAALAEGDGDGAVDSSTGHKATECACGKNGEHYSTVVADYNLPGTPEKIYELMYKGSFLLEFMKNDQKLIDVQISEWTPKEPDSPLVAREMSFIKPLAGGLGPKQTKCEVKDETMNLDFDDYVSVLTTTRTPDVPSGSVFSVKTRMCLTWAGAASTRCVVTSVVDWTGRSFIRAVIDKSAIDGQKQHHQDLEKAMRKYIADHRSEFVPKGVVAQEAETTNGAAGSDDSESKNNTPSSDKERAKPRPYSSCFARPLKTHSVNNIWSLLRPIPEPRMPGDAQALKARMKAEKKGKIDVGLRLGSSGGRWR